atttggtggaggaggaattatggtgtggggttgtttttcaggagttgggcttggccccttagttccagtgaaaggaactttgaatgcttcaggataccaaaacattttggacaattccatgctcccaaccttgtgggaacagtttggagcgggccccttcctcttccaacatgactgtgcaccagtgcacaaagcaaggtccataaagacatggatgacagagtctggtgtggatgaacttgactggcctgcacagagtcctgacctgaacccgatagaacacctttgggatgaattagagcggagactgagagccaggccttctcgaccaacatcagtgtgtgacctcaccaatgcgcttttagaagaatggtcaaaaattcctataaacacactcctcaaccttgtggacagccttcccagaagagttgaagctgtaatagctgcaaaaggtggaccgacatcatacggaaccctatgggttaggaatgggatggcacttaagttcatatgtgagtcaaggcaggtgaccgaatacttttggtaatatagtgtatatatatatatatgtgtgtgtgtgtgtgtgtgtctttctgacATGACTGGAGAAACGtattgaaatttaatttatcattaaaattTATAAGCAggtataatttttaataaccGTTTAATgtcttgtttttaatttctttagGGTATATGCCTATTTTGGCCAAATTTCCACTCTAATCCCACAATTCCATTTAGATTTATAGAGGAAATTTCATGATATGAAAATTGACTATCGGAACATCCCTGGTGAAAAGATTAAACATTCACTGGCTCTTCTTGTCATTTCGACTTTTCAAGCACGGACAAACACGAGTCGTGCAGAGTACACTAGATCTGCTACGTAGATCAGGAAGTTAAGGCCTGTCAGAACGGCTATGATCACCAGTTTATCCCAATCGCAGAGACCCTGAGTGTTACGGCATCCACTGGGCCTCTGAGACTGACCTCTGTAATGGCTGTCGAACTGGAACACGGGCCAGATGATGGTAGCAGAGAGGTACATCGCAACAGCCAATAAGGCATAAGCGGACAGGAAACGGGCAAACGGGAATGGAAGGAAGCCTGTACACTCTCCGACGCACATCACCACGATGCCAGCGGATATGATGAAGCAGATACAGTACACAGCCATGCACCACTTTAATCCCGGGTGATGATCATATGACATAGGATTACtgataaacacaaaaataacactAGCTACGAATGTCTCGCAGACCTTCAGGAGGCCGGGCACCGTCGCCATATAGGCAGCCACTTCACCAGGGCGCGCCCGCGTCAGGCTCACCTCCACTAGGTATGCCACTGTGGCCAGGCAGGAGAAAACAGTGCTGACGATCCTGTAGTCACGTATCTCATTGTTATAGCCAGAGTAGCCCTTCAGGAAGTACAGTGGGAAGATGACGGAAGCGGAAAGGCAGAGCAGACCTGCGTAGCACGCCAGTGTGATGGGAAAGTTGGTCCACGAGACAGGCGTACGCGACTGAAGGCTCAGGAGCTCCACAATTAGCACCAACAGCGTGCCGATGAAGCTGAAAACCCAGCAGAACATGCACCAGTCGTACATGCCGCCAGCCAGATGTGCACCATGAGCGGCCACGCTGAATGCCACACATGTGAACACCAGCGCGGCCAGACGGGCCCACATCAGGCGCGAGGTCTGCAGCACAACCAAGGGCATGTTTGGAAATGGATGATTT
This genomic interval from Pangasianodon hypophthalmus isolate fPanHyp1 chromosome 4, fPanHyp1.pri, whole genome shotgun sequence contains the following:
- the LOC113526822 gene encoding myeloid-associated differentiation marker homolog, yielding MPLVVLQTSRLMWARLAALVFTCVAFSVAAHGAHLAGGMYDWCMFCWVFSFIGTLLVLIVELLSLQSRTPVSWTNFPITLACYAGLLCLSASVIFPLYFLKGYSGYNNEIRDYRIVSTVFSCLATVAYLVEVSLTRARPGEVAAYMATVPGLLKVCETFVASVIFVFISNPMSYDHHPGLKWCMAVYCICFIISAGIVVMCVGECTGFLPFPFARFLSAYALLAVAMYLSATIIWPVFQFDSHYRGQSQRPSGCRNTQGLCDWDKLVIIAVLTGLNFLIYVADLVYSARLVFVRA